A single window of Alosa alosa isolate M-15738 ecotype Scorff River chromosome 11, AALO_Geno_1.1, whole genome shotgun sequence DNA harbors:
- the LOC125303421 gene encoding transmembrane and coiled-coil domain protein 3-like, with amino-acid sequence MEQADGGYVLSIPVPVMRRGGSDTHLELERSTSSASSSYAELFPDFRRSRASLSGLQQKALKVTEQLKIEQTARDANVAEYLKLVNSADKQQVARIRQVFEKKHQKSTQTIGNLQRKLEQYHRRIKDCEGSGHNTSHSSPSTLRHNTSNASNASNNASPSSAVKDDSPSSKREQHLRDMTSGSGRHPTLDKIRTIGPGVSLSPPFFFSKPREFANLIRNKFGSADNIAHLKTSLDVPSGFQQEGEASRALSSSANMVDKPKVLYERLEDQLNDLTELHQHEMANLKQVLASIEEKVAYQANERARDLTEALESCQTRVFKLELQQQQQQTVQWESGGDARVLLGRCINILLALATVVLVCVSTVAKFTAPMLRSRLHVLGTSLGLLLLAFCWKHWEQLQCAVERLLVPT; translated from the exons ATGGAGCAAGCCGACGGTGGCTACGTGCTGAGCATCCCTGTGCCGGTCATGCGGCGCGGCGGCTCCGACACGCACCTGGAGCTGGAGCGCAGCACGTCGTCGGCCTCGTCGAGCTACGCCGAGCTCTTCCCGGACTTCCGGCGCAGCCGCGCCAGCCTGAGCGGCCTgcagcagaaggcgctgaaggTGACGGAGCAGCTGAAGATCGAGCAGACGGCGCGCGACGCCAACGTGGCCGAGTACCTGAAGCTGGTCAACAGCGCGGACAAGCAGCAGGTGGCGCGCATCCGGCAGGTATTCGAGAAGAAGCATCAGAAGTCCACGCAGACCATCGGCAACCTGCAGCGTAAGCTGGAGCAGTACCACCGCCGCATAAAGGACTGCGAGGGCAGTGGCCACAACACCTCCCACTCCTCTCCGTCCACCCTCCGGCACAACACGTCCAACGCGTCCAATGCGTCCAACAACGCCTCGCCGTCCAGTGCGGTCAAAGACGACTCCCCGAGCAGCAAGAGGGAGCAGCACCTGAGGGACATGACGTCGGGCAGCGGGCGCCACCCGACCCTGGACAAGATCAGGACCATCGGCCCCGGCGTGTCGCTCTCGCCACCTTTCTTTTTCAGCAAGCCGCGCGAGTTCGCCAACCTCATCCGCAACAAGTTCGGCAGCGCCGACAACATCGCCCACCTCAAGACCTCGCTGGACGTGCCCTCGGGCTTCCAGCAGGAGGGCGAGGCCAGCCGCGCGCTCAGCAGCAGCGCCAACATGGTGGACAAGCCcaaagtatt ATATGAGAGACTGGAGGATCAACTGAATGACCTTACGGAGCTCCACCAGCATGAGATGGCCAATCTGAAGCAGGTTCTGGCCAGCATAGAGGAGAAAGTGGCCTATCAGGCAAATGAGCGAGCCAGAGATCTCACG GAGGCGCTGGAGTCGTGCCAGACGCGGGTGTTCAAGCTggagctccagcagcagcagcagcagaccgTCCAGTGGGAGAGTGGCGGGGACGCGCGCGTGCTCCTGGGCCGCTGCATCAACATCCTGCTGGCGCTGGCCACCGTGGTGCTGGTGTGCGTCTCCACGGTGGCCAAGTTCACGGCGCCCATGCTGCGCAGCCGACTGCACGTGCTGGGCACCTCgctgggcctgctgctgctggccttCTGCTGGAAGCACTGGGAGCAGCTGCAGTGCGCCGTGGAGCGCCTCCTGGTGCCCACCTGA
- the commd9 gene encoding COMM domain-containing protein 9 isoform X1 produces the protein MDIVSQHQANHVWFKDSTHAEWRLCCHFDFTVGLLTCLRAPSKDAVRQMCADSFSSGAPESRRLAESTAGTLSVSSTEAKQLLTALHTLEHYVVFHNLASPEQILAVFPDTFHSSLKNLITKILLEHSSTWTNEVLANQISLPKLVEMDWRVDMKTASDSVSRMAVPTCLVNMKVQDLSCAGGDDSLSSVTMELSKETLNTMLDGLGRIRDQLSTVAGK, from the exons ATGGACATAGTAAGCCAACACCAGGCTAATCATGTGTGGTTTAAAGATTCTACTCACGCTGAATGGAGACTATGCTGTCACTTCGATTTTACAGTTGGGCTCTTGACTTGTTTGAGG GCTCCGTCTAAAGATGCTGTGCGGCAGATGTGTGCTGACAGTTTCTCGTCCGGAGCTCCTGAATCACGGCGACTGGCAGAAAGTACAGCTGGAACGCTGTCCGTGTCATCAACTGAGGCCAAACAG CTTCTCACAGCTCTCCACACGCTCGAGCATTACGTCGTGTTTCACAACCTGGCTTCACCCGAACAGATCCTGGCTGTCTTCCCAGACACCTTCCATTCCAGTCTAAAGAACTTAATTACAAAGATTCTGTTGGAACACAG CTCAACGTGGACAAATGAAGTTCTTGCCAACCAAA TTTCACTTCCCAAGCTTGTGGAGATGGACTGGAGGGTGGACATGAAGACTGCCTCAGACTCAGTCAGTCGCATGGCAGTGCCCACTTGTCTGGTAAACATGAAG GTCCAGGACCTTTCCTGTGCGGGAGGCGATGACTCTCTCTCCTCGGTTACCATGGAGCTCAGTAAAGAAACACTCAACACCATGTTGGATGGATTAGGTCGCATCCGAGACCAACTGTCTACAGTGGCTGGAAAATAG
- the commd9 gene encoding COMM domain-containing protein 9 isoform X2 → MATLTEEHFSALQLLLKAPSKDAVRQMCADSFSSGAPESRRLAESTAGTLSVSSTEAKQLLTALHTLEHYVVFHNLASPEQILAVFPDTFHSSLKNLITKILLEHSSTWTNEVLANQISLPKLVEMDWRVDMKTASDSVSRMAVPTCLVNMKVQDLSCAGGDDSLSSVTMELSKETLNTMLDGLGRIRDQLSTVAGK, encoded by the exons ATGGCTACACTGACAGAGGAACACTTCTCTGCTTTGCAACTTTTGTTGAAG GCTCCGTCTAAAGATGCTGTGCGGCAGATGTGTGCTGACAGTTTCTCGTCCGGAGCTCCTGAATCACGGCGACTGGCAGAAAGTACAGCTGGAACGCTGTCCGTGTCATCAACTGAGGCCAAACAG CTTCTCACAGCTCTCCACACGCTCGAGCATTACGTCGTGTTTCACAACCTGGCTTCACCCGAACAGATCCTGGCTGTCTTCCCAGACACCTTCCATTCCAGTCTAAAGAACTTAATTACAAAGATTCTGTTGGAACACAG CTCAACGTGGACAAATGAAGTTCTTGCCAACCAAA TTTCACTTCCCAAGCTTGTGGAGATGGACTGGAGGGTGGACATGAAGACTGCCTCAGACTCAGTCAGTCGCATGGCAGTGCCCACTTGTCTGGTAAACATGAAG GTCCAGGACCTTTCCTGTGCGGGAGGCGATGACTCTCTCTCCTCGGTTACCATGGAGCTCAGTAAAGAAACACTCAACACCATGTTGGATGGATTAGGTCGCATCCGAGACCAACTGTCTACAGTGGCTGGAAAATAG
- the LOC125303330 gene encoding LOW QUALITY PROTEIN: L-fucose kinase (The sequence of the model RefSeq protein was modified relative to this genomic sequence to represent the inferred CDS: inserted 1 base in 1 codon) has product MANNGTKSWTVVVLTCQHKDSVYAFQRELDLRQQRGGLPSGALLLTVADPQARLGSGGATLNALLVAAEHLSARAGHTVVTADVLDDAHILILHTGRDFPWDSCGRAFCWLPVGGAQHAVEGPVCCLDILLDCLSHQVCPGSPPGVWVCSTDMILTLPSRQAMSWEGFSGVRVLALPGDVSYATNHGVYLGDGQGRVRDIIYRGSEEQIRQAMQPDEKVPLVSGPVFLCRSVSEKLLQTHVTSPLDGCTYLGMDSGAPSLQISLFLDVLMCLCSDVSEARFISEERPGSTSPSGPQGAAVRSARAVLWRTLRGTPLSMEYIADGTYDYMTLSGQEHISRLTKKGWQMETLSHIENRDCVSVESRVINSVLEGNITVSSGAVIQHCHLQGPVQVPSGSFLSGLEATSGSHIQQLLPSADTIIQGHRVQLGELKLTVYTVLGARDVLQASCEESTFLNHSWTDLYKRTGIRPEELWGTSSGGSTQCSLWEARLFPVFQPRDGAVGLEGVSWLMSGSPGALEWWRGAWRLSLREVLSLTDQEGELRWREELFFRAARRRAVDTLTGHSDHSLLPSIRAAVLGCQQGELLSALDNVTAGSSEKLGVAARTLACIADVLGCMAGEGRGGLRSGPAANPAWAAAFRLLERRDLPAAVQALANQRSHWINRPDLLVRAARHYEGAGQVLLRQAVMSAQEFVSIGQGEMPPIGEWQEVECPARLDLSGGWSDTPPIAFERGGAVVNVAVKVDGRRPIGARARRIREPHLLLVTSSGQDCSVATETVCVTLQDLEDHCQPHAPGALLKAVCVCSGLVTFPSQQPLAEQLLQRWGGGLELHSWSLLPHGSGLGTSSILAGAVLAAVYKSTGCTYDTDSLIHAVLYLEQTLTTGGGWQDQVGGLXGGVKLARSRACLPLRVEVERLSLSQDFLSALQQRLILVYTGKTRLARNLLQDVVRSWYSRLPSIVTNTEQLVSNAEECALACKDGSLSRLGSCLNRYWQQKKVMAPGCEPAAVRGMMTALRPLTLGQSLAGAGGGGFLYLLTRDAQQEEAVQQVLSSTPGLGDFSVHSVELDMEGICVLPSTRSSDQ; this is encoded by the exons atggcAAACAACGGGACCAAAAGTTGGACGGTTGTTGTTTTGACCTGTCAGCACAAAGACAGTGTCTATGCATTTCAGAGGG AGCTGGACTTGCGGCAGCAGCGTGGAGGACTTCCGTCAGGGGCCCTGTTGCTGACCGTGGCCGACCCTCAGGCACGCCTGGGCAGTGGGGGAGCCACCCTCAATGCCCTCCTTGTGGCTGCTGAGCACCTCAGTGCCAGAGCTGGACACACT GTGGTAACCGCAGACGTCTTGGATGATGCCCACATTCTCATTCTTCACACG GGAAGAGATTTCCCCTGGGATAGCTGTGGGAGAGCGTTCTGCTGGCTGCCCGTAGGGGGCGCTCAGCATGCTGTGGAGGGTCCAGTTTGCTGCCTGGACATCCTGCTGGACTGTCTTTCTCATCAG GTTTGCCCTGGCTCGCCTCCAGGAGTGTGGGTATGCAGCACGGACATGATCCTCACCCTGCCCTCCAGACAAG CGATGTCCTGGGAGGGTTTCTCAGGTGTTCGAGTGCTGGCTCTGCCAGGTGACGTATCGTACGCCACCAATCACGGGGTCTATCTCGGCGACGGGCAG GGCAGAGTGCGCGACATCATCTACAGAGGGTCCGAGGAGCAAATCCGCCAAGCCATGCAGCCTGATGAGAAGGTGCCACTG GTTTCTGGGCCGGTGTTCCTATGCAGAAGTGTGTCTGAGAAACTACTTCAGACTCATGTCACCTCCCCTTTGGATGGCTGCACCTACCTGGGCATGGACTCAGGTGCTCCATCTTTACAG atttctctctttctggacGTACTGATGTGCCTGTGCTCCGATGTGAGCGAGGCTCGGTTCATCAGTGAGGAACGGCCAGGCTCCACTTCTCCCAGTGGCCCACAGGGGGCAGCGGTGAGGTCAGCCAGGGCAGTCCTCTGGAGGACGCTGAGAGGAACTCCTCTCTCCATGG AATACATCGCAGATGGGACCTATGACTATATGACACTATCAGGACAGGAACATATTAGCCGGCTGACAAAAAAAGGAtggcagatggagactctgtCTCATATTGAG AATAGGGACTGTGTAAGTGTGGAGAGCCGAGTGATAAACAGCGTGCTGGAGGGAAacatcactgtgtcatctggaGCCGTAATTCAGCATTGCCACCTCCAG GGTCCAGTACAAGTGCCGTCTGGGAGTTTTCTGTCTGGCCTGGAGGCAACATCAGGGAGCCACATCCAGCAACTTCTTCCGAGTGCTGACACCATCATCCAGGGACACCGCGTGCAGCTGGGAGAGCTCAAACTGACCGTCTACACAGTACTGGGGGCACGCGATGTTCTGCAG GCTTCTTGTGAGGAATCAACATTCTTGAACCACAGCTGGACTGACTTGTACAAGCGCACTGGGATACG GCCTGAGGAGTTATGGGGCACCAGCAGCGGAGGTAGTACCCAGTGCTCGCTCTGGGAGGCCCGGCTCTTCCCCGTGTTCCAGCCACGTGACGGAGCAGTGGGGCTGGAGGGGGTCTCCTGGTTGATGTCGGGGAGCCCTGGAGCTCTGGAGTGGTGGAGAGGCGCCTGGAGGCTGTCCCTGAGGGAGGTGCTGTCCCTTACCGACCAGGAGGGGGAGCTGCGCTGGAGAGAGGAGCTGTTCTTCCGTGCGGCCAGGAGGAGAGCAGTGGACACGCTGACGGGCCACAGTGACCACAGCCTCCTGCCCAGCATCAGAGCTGCCGTGCTGGGCTGCCAGCAGGGGGAGCTCCTGAGCGCACTGGACAATG TGACGGCAGGCAGCAGCGAGAAGCTCGGTGTGGCCGCGCGGACTCTGGCCTGCATCGCCGACGTGCTGGGCTGCATGGCCGGCGAGGGCAGGGGGGGTCTGCGGAGCGGCCCTGCCGCCAACCCCGCCTGGGCTGCAGCCTTCCGCCTGCTGGAGCGGCGCGATCTGCCCGCGGCCGTCCAGGCGCTGGCCAATCAGAGGAGTCACTGGATAAACAG GCCTGATTTGTTGGTGCGTGCAGCAAGGCACTATGAGGGGGCAGGTCAAGTCTTGCTGCGACAGGCGGTGATGTCGGCTCAGGAATTTGTGTCTATTGGCCAGGGAGAGATGCCTCCCATTGGCGAGTGGCAAGAAGTGGAGTGTCCTGCTAGGCTGGACCTATCAG GTGGCTGGAGTGACACACCGCCCATCGCCTTTGAGCGGGGAGGGGCCGTGGTGAATGTAGCCGTGAAGGTGGACGGAAGGCGGCCCATTGGTGCCAGAGCGCGCCGCATCAGAGAACCCCATCTGCTACTGGTCACCAGCAGCGGGCAGGACTGCAGCGTCGCCACGGAAACGGTCTGCGTGACGCTGCAAGACCTGGAGGACCACTGTCAACCCCATGCCCCTG GTGCCCTCctgaaggctgtgtgtgtgtgcagcggccTGGTCACCTTCCCTTCCCAGCAGCCCTTGGCCGAGCAGCTGCTGCAGCGCTGGGGTGGAGGGCTGGAGCTGCACAGCTGGTCCCTCCTGCCTCACGGCTCTGGTCTTG gcaccaGCAGTATTCTGGCTGGGGCAGTGTTGGCTGCAGTGTACAAGAGCACAGGTTGCACCTACGACACTGACTCCCTCATCCACGCAGTGCTGTATCTGGAGCAGACTTTAACCACAG GCGGAGGTTGGCAGGACCAAGTTGGTGGTC GTGGGGGGGTGAAGCTGGCTCGCTCGAGAGCCTGTCTGCCCCtcagggtggaggtggagcggctctccctctcccaggaCTTCCTGTCCGCCCTGCAACAGCGCCTCATACTAGTGTACACGGGCAAAACGCGGCTGGCTCGCAACCTTCTGCAG GATGTGGTGAGAAGTTGGTACAGCAGGCTGCCCTCCATCGTCACAAACACAGAGCAACTGGTCAGCAATGCTGAGGAGTGTGCCCTTGCATGCAAAGATG GCTCCCTGTCCAGGCTTGGCTCCTGTCTGAACCGGTACTGGCAGCAGAAGAAGGTGATGGCGCCGGGCTGTGAGCCGGCCGCCGTGCGGGGCATGATGACAGCCCTGCGGCCCCTCACCCTGGGCCAGAGCCTGGCCGGGGCAGGCGGAGGGGGCTTCCTCTACCTGCTGACCCGAGACGCCCAGCAGGAGGAGGCCGTGCAGCAGGTGCTCAGCAGCACACCG GGCCTGGGGGATTTCAGTGTCCATTCCGTAGAACTGGACATGGAAGGGATCTGTGTTCTTCCATCTACAAGATCATCAGACCAATGA